A window from Aerococcus sp. Group 1 encodes these proteins:
- a CDS encoding ABC transporter permease codes for MKLKTLYQALGFLFIMSLFAFFISRLIPGDPASLYLESKQLAQSPENIALINEEFGLDRSLMVQYFQWISHFIQGDWGTSFYSSQPIRQEIFNRLPASLMVGLGGVLLAMLGSFYLGFLASLPGYGFWDKVSRALSLISQAIPSFILIIIFIQITSVRLRWFKFYTEESPLAIVFAVIVVAFYQIGPLSRIVCRHFEATQKESYLKALLLRGLPLKQALGKYAWQDALYGLLASSLAQMSWVIGGTAIVEYSFGIAGISNYLVTSMQRRDYLVIQAYIMVVGIWMLIIRLIFRWLMNRLRKETSYVA; via the coding sequence ATGAAATTAAAAACGCTCTATCAAGCACTCGGCTTCCTCTTTATCATGAGTCTCTTTGCCTTCTTCATCTCCCGACTTATTCCAGGCGACCCAGCAAGCTTGTACTTAGAATCTAAGCAGCTGGCCCAAAGCCCGGAAAATATCGCCTTAATCAATGAAGAATTTGGCTTAGACCGTTCACTCATGGTTCAGTATTTCCAGTGGATTAGTCACTTTATTCAAGGCGACTGGGGGACTTCCTTCTACTCCAGCCAGCCCATCCGTCAAGAAATCTTTAACCGCCTGCCGGCCTCCTTAATGGTCGGCTTAGGCGGGGTTTTATTAGCGATGCTAGGAAGCTTCTACTTAGGCTTCCTAGCATCGCTTCCTGGTTATGGCTTCTGGGATAAAGTAAGCCGAGCACTATCCCTAATCTCCCAGGCCATTCCCAGCTTTATTTTAATTATTATTTTTATCCAAATCACTAGTGTCCGCCTGCGCTGGTTTAAGTTCTATACTGAGGAGAGCCCCTTGGCCATTGTCTTTGCCGTCATAGTGGTCGCTTTCTACCAAATCGGGCCACTCTCACGCATTGTCTGCCGCCATTTCGAAGCCACTCAAAAGGAAAGCTATCTTAAAGCCCTCCTATTGCGGGGACTGCCTTTAAAGCAGGCCTTGGGTAAATACGCTTGGCAAGATGCCCTCTACGGACTCTTAGCCAGTTCGCTGGCACAAATGTCTTGGGTCATTGGCGGGACCGCTATTGTCGAATACTCCTTTGGCATTGCCGGCATCTCCAATTACCTGGTCACCAGTATGCAAAGGCGGGACTACTTAGTCATCCAAGCCTATATTATGGTGGTAGGCATTTGGATGCTTATCATCCGTTTAATCTTTCGCTGGTTGATGAATCGATTAAGAAAGGAGACTTCCTATGTCGCTTAA
- a CDS encoding MFS transporter, whose amino-acid sequence MKTDTEQQGLPWLPLMVMLGLVLLAIISELLPSGLLVQMGDDLGVDYGTVSYLVGGYALPAGLLAIPMTQVVTKFNRRPLLLVLTCGFALSNFLVFLAPNFPLAFMGRLIGGASAGTFWSMLGPYAMDMVSSENRGKAGTIALAGSPIGISLGLPLWTRLGQIAGWRIAFLATALAFLVLGLLAWRLLPSIPGQASDSRVKPTDVLKKPGFRVAILVVFLMVMAEYSVYVYIQLISERLGLALQSSQIFFGVGALLAVWIVARFIDSHLKHLMQGALLAGALAMFVFLALSGHPLLGLGAMVLWGMSFGPISSLLQNSVIRQVDKGHDVAMSIQTTVFDLSIMGASVMGASFYQGLGLGANLLVAMILFLGAALVVTVFRQYYE is encoded by the coding sequence ATGAAAACAGATACAGAACAGCAAGGCTTGCCCTGGCTGCCCTTGATGGTGATGCTGGGCCTAGTTTTATTAGCTATTATTTCGGAATTATTACCTTCCGGCCTCTTAGTGCAAATGGGGGATGACCTGGGAGTTGATTATGGGACGGTGTCTTACTTGGTGGGAGGCTATGCCTTACCCGCTGGGCTCTTAGCGATTCCGATGACCCAGGTGGTGACCAAGTTCAACCGCCGGCCCCTCTTACTCGTGTTAACCTGCGGCTTTGCCTTGTCGAACTTCCTGGTTTTCTTGGCCCCTAACTTCCCCTTGGCCTTTATGGGACGTTTGATCGGTGGGGCCAGTGCCGGGACATTTTGGTCCATGTTGGGCCCTTATGCTATGGACATGGTGTCCAGTGAAAACCGCGGTAAGGCCGGGACCATTGCTCTGGCGGGGTCACCGATTGGGATTTCGCTTGGATTGCCCCTGTGGACGCGTTTAGGTCAAATCGCTGGCTGGCGGATCGCCTTTTTAGCTACTGCACTAGCCTTTCTTGTCTTAGGCTTATTGGCTTGGCGGCTTCTTCCCTCGATTCCGGGACAAGCAAGTGACAGCCGGGTCAAACCGACTGATGTCTTGAAGAAACCGGGTTTCCGAGTAGCTATCTTAGTAGTCTTCTTGATGGTGATGGCTGAATATAGTGTCTATGTCTATATTCAATTGATTAGTGAACGCTTGGGGCTAGCCCTGCAAAGTTCTCAAATCTTCTTTGGGGTCGGTGCCCTCCTAGCGGTTTGGATTGTCGCCCGCTTTATTGACAGTCACTTGAAGCATTTAATGCAAGGGGCCCTCTTAGCGGGAGCGCTTGCCATGTTTGTCTTCCTGGCTCTTTCTGGCCATCCGCTTTTAGGCTTAGGGGCGATGGTGCTTTGGGGGATGAGCTTTGGCCCGATTTCCTCGCTCTTACAGAATTCGGTGATTCGCCAAGTGGACAAGGGCCATGACGTGGCCATGTCGATTCAAACCACGGTCTTTGACCTCTCCATTATGGGGGCCAGTGTCATGGGGGCTTCCTTCTACCAAGGTTTAGGTCTAGGTGCTAACCTGCTTGTGGCTATGATCCTCTTCTTGGGAGCTGCCCTGGTGGTGACGGTCTTTAGACAATATTATGAATAA
- a CDS encoding sensor histidine kinase gives MGLTYLGELFILMMERVGLIVLLAVLLVHFSYFKKLLVQRNSPKRMLSLIILFGFFAILSNLVGIQITSEGLKYSGLLTQISPNTSIANTRSLAIGVSGFVGGPWVGSAVGLIAGVHRFFQGNGSNAFYMLSSPLIGFLAGYAGKKSSSSNAYAPFIKPIKGSLVAVGLECIQLLFIGIFSREGWPLVQLIALPMILLNSVGTFIFLSTIVNTLIQEEQARAVQTHDVLALTMQTLPYLRSGLEGLKGEKAQELATMIKASTKVSAVSLTNQSKILAHVGAGIDHHFPSHDVITELSREVIESGQMRIAHSKSEIGCTHPDCPLEAAIVVPLKSNQQVLGSMKLYFTNPSQLSYVEEQLARGLGAIFSMQLELGEAQLQSKLLQDAEIKSLQAQVNPHFFFNTINTILAVMRFDHDRARQLLLQLTTYFRHNLQASRQTKIPAEKELEHLYAYLSLNDARFPDRYHIELDMPEALNQYLLPPLCIQVLVENAIRHAFPDKKDNNTVVIEIKKLDDQLEIVVADNGVGIEEGQLQRLGKESVESKEGTGTALENLARRIENLYGDKGSFQAANRPTGGARFTLTFPLELANKED, from the coding sequence ATGGGACTGACTTATCTGGGTGAACTTTTTATCCTAATGATGGAAAGGGTCGGTTTGATTGTTCTCTTAGCCGTCCTCTTAGTTCACTTCTCGTATTTCAAGAAATTACTGGTACAAAGAAATTCGCCCAAGCGGATGTTGTCTTTGATTATTTTGTTTGGCTTTTTTGCCATTCTCTCCAACTTAGTCGGGATTCAAATTACTTCAGAAGGCCTCAAGTATTCGGGCTTACTAACCCAGATCTCCCCCAATACCTCTATTGCCAACACCCGGTCCCTAGCCATTGGCGTGTCAGGATTTGTCGGTGGCCCCTGGGTGGGGAGTGCGGTTGGTCTGATCGCTGGGGTTCATCGTTTCTTCCAAGGGAATGGGTCCAACGCCTTTTATATGCTGTCTTCGCCCCTGATTGGTTTTCTGGCCGGTTACGCGGGCAAGAAATCTTCCTCCAGTAATGCCTACGCCCCCTTTATCAAGCCCATCAAAGGGTCCCTGGTGGCAGTGGGCTTAGAATGCATTCAACTCCTCTTTATCGGGATCTTCTCCCGGGAAGGTTGGCCCCTGGTCCAATTAATCGCCCTACCCATGATTCTCTTAAATAGTGTCGGAACCTTTATCTTCCTCTCAACCATTGTTAATACCCTGATCCAGGAAGAACAGGCCCGGGCTGTCCAAACCCACGACGTCCTCGCCCTGACCATGCAGACCCTCCCCTACTTGCGGTCGGGTCTGGAAGGACTCAAAGGCGAAAAAGCCCAAGAACTGGCGACCATGATCAAGGCCTCCACCAAGGTTTCAGCCGTCTCTTTGACCAACCAAAGTAAGATCTTAGCCCATGTCGGGGCCGGGATCGACCATCACTTTCCCAGCCACGATGTGATTACTGAACTCTCCCGGGAGGTTATTGAGTCGGGGCAGATGCGGATTGCCCACAGTAAGAGCGAAATTGGCTGTACCCACCCTGATTGTCCCCTAGAAGCGGCCATTGTGGTGCCCTTGAAGTCTAACCAGCAAGTCCTCGGTTCCATGAAGCTCTACTTCACTAACCCCAGCCAGCTCTCCTATGTGGAAGAACAACTCGCCCGGGGCCTAGGGGCAATTTTTTCCATGCAGCTGGAACTTGGGGAAGCCCAACTACAAAGTAAGTTGCTCCAAGATGCTGAGATTAAGTCCTTACAAGCCCAAGTCAACCCCCACTTTTTCTTTAATACCATTAATACAATCCTGGCGGTTATGCGCTTTGACCATGACCGGGCTCGGCAGTTACTGCTCCAATTGACCACTTATTTCCGCCACAACTTGCAAGCCAGCCGGCAAACCAAGATCCCAGCGGAAAAGGAATTGGAACACCTCTATGCCTACCTGTCCTTGAATGACGCCCGTTTCCCTGACCGCTACCACATTGAACTCGACATGCCCGAGGCCCTTAACCAATACCTCCTGCCGCCCCTCTGTATCCAAGTCCTGGTGGAAAATGCTATCCGCCACGCCTTTCCCGATAAGAAGGACAATAACACTGTGGTGATTGAGATCAAGAAGCTGGACGACCAGCTGGAAATTGTAGTTGCAGATAATGGTGTAGGAATTGAGGAAGGCCAACTCCAACGCCTGGGTAAGGAAAGTGTTGAATCCAAGGAAGGAACTGGGACAGCTTTAGAAAACCTAGCAAGGCGGATTGAGAACCTTTATGGCGACAAGGGCAGCTTTCAAGCCGCCAACCGCCCAACTGGTGGCGCTCGCTTTACCCTGACATTTCCCTTAGAATTAGCTAACAAGGAGGACTAA
- a CDS encoding CorA family divalent cation transporter, with protein MAKVKEYGPADERFTWINLPVDDLDDLLEIGNTYGISEEMLAYASDKNERARLEYDDDTDTLLIIFNIANKKKVNYHYETLPMTLIIRNNVLLTFAHEDNDYVIQLMKHYIHRHSDEGLYKFLFSSLF; from the coding sequence ATGGCTAAAGTGAAGGAATATGGACCAGCAGACGAACGCTTTACCTGGATTAATTTACCGGTGGATGATTTAGACGACCTCCTCGAGATTGGGAATACTTACGGGATCAGTGAAGAAATGTTGGCCTATGCCAGCGACAAGAATGAACGGGCCCGCTTGGAGTACGATGATGATACCGATACCTTGCTGATTATTTTTAATATTGCTAATAAGAAGAAGGTTAACTATCATTATGAAACCCTGCCGATGACCCTCATCATTCGGAACAATGTCCTCTTAACCTTTGCCCATGAGGATAATGATTATGTTATTCAGTTGATGAAGCATTATATCCACCGCCACTCGGATGAAGGGCTCTATAAGTTTCTTTTCTCTAGTCTTTTTTAA
- a CDS encoding ABC transporter substrate-binding protein has product MKRQFFRCIILCSSFLTLFLSGCQGSSSEQSQGQNNTDTYHVGQSLVAGDLDPLNSSWSLASHGVAEYVYQQDPDGNLFSRYIDQLDHVDANTWQASSKNEAKFADGSLVDAPALAECLNEIQEKNPLSNATAGKITFTADDDSHLTIKTERPTQVMDSVLGEWTNVVYKRDGDQVIYSGPYQVKNLQSEEKVEMEPNPHYPDSDQRKNVTITAFNDEAAMKSAFQSEEMDLIAPISPNLKEQLDKSGHKTQSYDAGYQYFALVNIQKPLLQEAKMRQALDLALNRDDYLKALKGGRLPSGLFADIYSFNADVPLEQDTAKAEALLDELGWKKNDQGQREKDGQALELKVATLSFREDLVTIGQMLTSQLEPLGIQVKVEALDNAEDIKTGSPYDLLIYSQHTAPSGEPSYFLNQFFRSDGSNNRFDYSNPEVDQELDQLGQESDPAKRDAIAQSIQEKIINDRPILRLVDPEWHAGIGADLGDYQLYCGDYYIVNPSLGVNK; this is encoded by the coding sequence ATGAAGCGCCAATTTTTTAGATGCATAATCCTTTGTTCCAGTTTTCTGACCCTCTTCCTTAGCGGTTGCCAAGGCAGCTCGTCTGAGCAAAGTCAGGGTCAAAATAATACCGACACCTACCACGTCGGCCAAAGCCTAGTCGCCGGGGACCTCGATCCCTTGAATTCGAGTTGGTCCCTAGCCAGTCACGGAGTAGCTGAATATGTCTACCAACAAGATCCAGACGGTAATCTATTCTCCCGTTATATTGACCAGTTAGACCATGTGGATGCGAATACCTGGCAAGCTAGCAGTAAAAACGAAGCCAAGTTCGCTGATGGGAGCCTGGTGGATGCCCCAGCCCTGGCTGAATGCCTTAACGAAATCCAAGAAAAGAACCCCTTGTCCAATGCTACAGCCGGTAAGATCACTTTTACCGCTGACGATGATAGCCATCTCACCATCAAAACCGAACGCCCTACCCAAGTCATGGACTCAGTCTTAGGGGAATGGACCAATGTGGTTTATAAGCGCGACGGCGACCAAGTCATTTACTCTGGTCCTTACCAAGTGAAAAACCTGCAGTCCGAAGAAAAAGTGGAAATGGAACCCAACCCCCATTACCCAGACAGCGACCAAAGAAAAAATGTAACCATCACGGCATTTAACGATGAAGCGGCCATGAAGTCAGCTTTCCAATCCGAAGAGATGGATTTAATCGCTCCCATTTCTCCTAATTTAAAGGAACAATTAGACAAATCTGGTCACAAGACCCAGTCCTATGACGCTGGTTACCAATATTTCGCCTTGGTCAACATCCAAAAGCCACTCCTCCAAGAGGCTAAAATGCGCCAAGCCCTTGATTTAGCCCTCAACCGCGATGACTACCTCAAGGCCCTCAAAGGCGGACGGCTACCAAGCGGACTATTTGCGGACATCTATTCCTTCAATGCAGATGTCCCTCTCGAACAAGACACCGCTAAGGCAGAGGCCCTATTGGATGAATTAGGTTGGAAGAAAAATGACCAAGGCCAACGGGAAAAAGATGGCCAAGCCTTAGAACTTAAGGTGGCCACCCTTTCCTTCCGTGAAGACCTGGTAACCATTGGACAAATGTTGACTTCTCAACTCGAGCCTTTAGGTATCCAAGTCAAGGTAGAAGCTTTAGATAATGCGGAAGACATTAAGACCGGGTCGCCTTACGACCTCTTAATCTACAGCCAACACACCGCCCCTTCTGGAGAACCGAGTTACTTCCTCAATCAATTCTTTAGAAGCGACGGGTCCAACAACCGCTTCGATTATAGCAACCCAGAAGTGGACCAAGAACTCGACCAACTTGGTCAAGAATCCGACCCCGCTAAACGCGATGCGATTGCTCAATCCATCCAAGAAAAAATTATTAACGACCGTCCTATCCTTCGCCTAGTCGATCCTGAATGGCATGCTGGCATTGGTGCCGATCTCGGCGATTACCAGCTCTATTGCGGGGACTATTATATCGTTAATCCAAGTTTAGGGGTCAATAAGTAA
- the lrgA gene encoding antiholin-like murein hydrolase modulator LrgA — protein MEKKQTEKQEVKQANFLTQAGIFAVIMLISGYLSKLSPIPMPASVIGLILLFASLCLGIVKLEQVESLSQKLISILSFLFVPSGISLMNSLGIMATSGVQIVFLVIFWTIMAMVFIGYIGEGIEWVRKKVSSSQESSESSYSYSNNVSH, from the coding sequence ATGGAAAAGAAACAAACAGAAAAACAAGAGGTTAAACAAGCGAACTTTCTAACTCAAGCGGGGATCTTCGCAGTGATTATGCTGATTTCAGGCTATCTCTCTAAACTATCCCCCATCCCCATGCCAGCTTCAGTGATTGGTCTAATCTTACTTTTCGCCAGTCTCTGCTTAGGCATTGTCAAACTGGAACAAGTGGAAAGCTTATCACAAAAATTGATTTCGATTCTTTCCTTCCTCTTCGTCCCCTCCGGAATTTCCTTAATGAATTCTCTTGGGATCATGGCCACATCCGGCGTACAAATTGTTTTCTTGGTCATCTTCTGGACCATCATGGCTATGGTATTCATCGGTTACATCGGTGAAGGCATTGAATGGGTACGTAAGAAAGTATCCAGCTCACAAGAAAGCAGCGAAAGTTCTTACTCATACAGTAACAATGTCAGCCACTAG
- a CDS encoding transglutaminase domain-containing protein, which yields MKKRQVFGLFFSMLLFLWGCDHNQALNWVEDQLVDQEEVTNQVIEESETKPVESASQEESQAAPSKDQPGKTSQQKGRPQAPSKQEVIQQFKEAPLAGQVKEANYADLLPIVQRQLEQGTYQFVVDVTAPQASGSAIFERLRQDLYGTYYGIVLDYANAYSYQASPSKLKVLLTFRFHHDAAADQAIRDYARNFASQIQGKSDHEKVRLIHDAIIDKAHYHLGEGNDVQGVSIYSPACILSQGTGVCQAYAGLFQIMCEESGVKSLARTGIAYQYADKNQPIDHAWNLVQVNGQWLGVDTTWDDPVDLNNPQAEFKRYDYFLVDLSDTHFADDKIR from the coding sequence ATGAAAAAGAGACAAGTTTTCGGACTGTTTTTCAGCATGCTGCTTTTTTTGTGGGGCTGTGACCATAACCAAGCCCTCAACTGGGTAGAAGACCAGCTGGTTGATCAAGAAGAAGTGACTAATCAAGTCATAGAAGAAAGTGAAACTAAGCCGGTCGAATCGGCTTCTCAAGAAGAGAGTCAGGCAGCTCCTAGTAAGGACCAGCCAGGGAAGACTTCTCAGCAGAAGGGCCGGCCTCAAGCGCCGTCTAAGCAGGAAGTCATCCAGCAATTTAAAGAGGCCCCCCTGGCTGGCCAGGTTAAGGAAGCTAATTATGCCGACCTCCTGCCAATTGTCCAAAGGCAATTAGAGCAGGGGACCTATCAATTTGTGGTTGACGTGACCGCTCCCCAAGCCAGTGGCTCAGCCATCTTTGAGCGTTTGCGCCAAGACTTGTATGGGACTTATTACGGGATTGTCCTGGACTATGCCAATGCCTATTCCTACCAGGCCAGTCCCAGTAAGTTGAAGGTCTTATTGACCTTCCGCTTCCACCATGACGCCGCTGCTGACCAGGCTATCCGTGACTATGCCCGCAACTTTGCCAGTCAGATCCAGGGCAAGAGCGACCATGAAAAGGTTCGTCTCATCCATGATGCCATTATTGACAAGGCCCACTACCACCTAGGTGAGGGCAATGATGTCCAAGGCGTCTCGATTTATTCCCCGGCCTGCATCCTCTCCCAAGGCACTGGGGTTTGCCAGGCTTATGCTGGTCTCTTCCAGATTATGTGTGAAGAGAGTGGGGTCAAGTCACTGGCCCGGACCGGCATTGCCTATCAATACGCCGATAAGAACCAGCCCATCGACCACGCCTGGAACTTGGTCCAAGTCAATGGTCAGTGGCTGGGGGTCGATACGACTTGGGATGATCCCGTGGACCTCAATAATCCCCAAGCCGAGTTTAAACGTTACGATTACTTCTTAGTGGACTTGTCTGACACCCACTTTGCTGACGATAAGATACGTTAG
- a CDS encoding PspC domain-containing protein — MDFNGKRLYRKKYDRTFLGVCGGLGEYFNVDPVIFRIIFVALFLGGSVGFWLYLLMALIIPEEPDSQE, encoded by the coding sequence ATGGATTTTAATGGAAAACGTTTATATCGTAAAAAGTATGATCGTACCTTTTTAGGGGTATGTGGTGGTTTGGGAGAGTATTTCAATGTGGATCCCGTTATCTTCCGCATCATCTTCGTTGCCCTTTTCTTAGGAGGGTCAGTCGGTTTTTGGCTGTACTTATTGATGGCCTTGATCATTCCTGAAGAGCCTGACTCACAAGAATAA
- the lrgB gene encoding antiholin-like protein LrgB: protein MSAYLGIVISFVAFGIGTWLYNRFNHFFLFTPLFVAMILGIGFLVVTGIPYEAYQPGGKVIMFFLEPATIAFAIPLYKQRKLLVKYWKQIAIMLVGGMALSLVSLGIMAKLIHMDNSIIAALLPQPATTAIALPIAESLGGISSITAAAVIFNAVIVSAVGKGLLEWLHIEDPVARGLALGTAGHTIGAAVGLEMGETEGAMASVAMVVVSVLTVFVVPMIAPLFGI from the coding sequence ATGTCAGCTTATTTAGGAATTGTTATTTCATTTGTTGCCTTTGGGATTGGGACTTGGTTATACAACCGTTTTAACCATTTCTTCCTCTTCACCCCACTCTTTGTCGCTATGATTTTAGGAATCGGTTTCTTAGTCGTCACCGGAATTCCTTATGAAGCTTATCAACCCGGTGGAAAGGTGATCATGTTCTTCCTTGAACCAGCCACCATCGCCTTTGCCATCCCACTCTATAAGCAAAGAAAACTACTCGTTAAATATTGGAAACAAATCGCTATCATGCTTGTCGGCGGCATGGCCCTTTCCTTGGTATCTCTGGGTATCATGGCTAAGTTAATCCATATGGATAACTCTATTATTGCCGCCCTCTTACCTCAACCAGCCACCACCGCTATCGCCCTACCGATCGCAGAATCCTTAGGCGGTATCTCCTCCATCACTGCAGCAGCCGTGATCTTTAACGCCGTGATCGTTTCTGCAGTCGGTAAAGGCCTACTCGAATGGCTCCATATCGAAGATCCTGTTGCCCGTGGTCTCGCCTTAGGGACAGCCGGACACACCATCGGAGCAGCCGTTGGTTTAGAAATGGGTGAAACCGAAGGCGCGATGGCTTCCGTTGCCATGGTCGTAGTCAGTGTCTTGACCGTCTTCGTTGTCCCCATGATCGCACCACTCTTTGGTATCTAA
- a CDS encoding LytTR family DNA-binding domain-containing protein has product MKVLIVDDEQMARQELAYLVKEHDQVSQVKTADSIDQAITMMLDEKPDILFLDIHLEGETGFDLAKKLKAVHNPPYLIFATAYDQYALEAFEANANDYILKPFEESKIHAAIDKYYQSLERASGQVDQDQESKRHEAIPIQSNDRVYLLRPEEIFLVSVQGHTLSIESYDKTYEMAGSLSAIEKKLPKDLFLRTHRSYLINIDQIQEIQPWFNQTYQVTLRNGSKVPVSRSYLKDFKDRLPIE; this is encoded by the coding sequence ATGAAAGTTTTGATTGTTGATGACGAACAAATGGCGCGCCAAGAGCTGGCTTACTTGGTCAAGGAACACGACCAGGTTAGCCAGGTGAAAACCGCCGACAGCATTGACCAAGCCATCACCATGATGTTGGATGAGAAACCTGATATTCTCTTTCTAGACATCCACCTCGAGGGCGAAACCGGCTTTGACCTGGCAAAGAAACTCAAGGCCGTCCACAACCCACCCTATCTCATCTTTGCCACCGCCTATGACCAATACGCCCTAGAGGCCTTTGAAGCCAATGCCAATGACTATATCTTAAAACCCTTTGAAGAGTCTAAGATCCATGCGGCAATCGACAAATACTACCAAAGCCTGGAGCGGGCCAGTGGCCAAGTCGACCAAGACCAAGAAAGTAAGCGCCATGAGGCTATCCCTATCCAAAGTAATGACCGGGTCTACCTCCTTCGTCCAGAAGAAATCTTCCTGGTTTCGGTCCAAGGTCACACCCTCAGTATCGAAAGCTATGACAAGACCTATGAAATGGCGGGGAGTTTGAGTGCCATTGAGAAGAAATTACCCAAGGACCTCTTTTTAAGAACCCACCGCTCCTACCTAATTAATATCGACCAGATCCAAGAAATCCAACCCTGGTTCAACCAGACCTACCAAGTCACCTTGAGAAACGGCAGTAAGGTGCCTGTTTCTAGGTCCTATCTCAAAGATTTCAAAGACCGCCTGCCCATCGAATAA
- a CDS encoding magnesium transporter CorA family protein: MEEMDRERNLLTKELRTRTTRKNLFNLSDLETGIAYFRTGARQNEILLEQFRSPSLFKRLDGIDIEELDDAVIEAKQLVEMTELSWQILDRLSDTYNNVLNNNLNETMRILTVLSILLTVPTIVTGFYGMNMDLPFVQSRFSWVFALIISALGWWILSRILKRFFDKH; this comes from the coding sequence GTGGAGGAGATGGACCGGGAGCGCAACCTCTTAACCAAGGAATTACGGACCCGAACCACTCGCAAGAACCTCTTCAACCTGTCAGACTTAGAAACGGGGATTGCCTATTTCCGTACCGGGGCCCGGCAAAATGAAATTCTCTTGGAACAATTCCGCTCACCCTCGCTCTTTAAACGCTTGGATGGGATTGATATTGAGGAGCTGGACGACGCCGTCATTGAAGCCAAGCAGCTCGTGGAAATGACGGAGCTGTCCTGGCAAATTCTCGACCGCCTCTCCGACACCTATAACAACGTCTTGAACAATAACTTGAATGAGACCATGCGGATCTTGACCGTCCTCTCCATCCTTTTAACCGTGCCCACCATTGTGACCGGTTTTTACGGGATGAATATGGATCTGCCCTTTGTCCAAAGCCGCTTTTCCTGGGTCTTCGCCCTAATCATCTCCGCCTTAGGCTGGTGGATCCTGTCCCGAATCTTAAAACGGTTCTTTGATAAGCATTAG
- a CDS encoding ABC transporter permease: protein MSLKQKIVSAVLLLAIGLFLVIPSPDYFQTDMTNVLAPVSTDHWLGTDHLGRDVLALMQAGTIRTLIVVVVGGSLSLVLGSTLGILAGYYGGSLKKAILLVAQSLLILPSFIMALIITALIGLSPLSAGLVLGIGAMGNYIFQVAALSEELKASEFILSLRKLGLSDFRLIKDHLGKNLQPYILTNLANRLSGMVLSYAGLAFIGLGTDLVQPDWGTLLYDYRLYVFERPLLVLAPTLAIFILAVLFQALFDRQALLER, encoded by the coding sequence ATGTCGCTTAAGCAGAAAATTGTCAGTGCCGTCCTGCTCCTAGCCATAGGACTATTCTTAGTCATCCCCTCACCCGATTATTTTCAAACCGATATGACCAATGTCCTAGCCCCCGTCTCTACCGACCACTGGCTAGGAACGGACCATCTCGGCCGCGATGTCTTAGCCCTCATGCAGGCAGGCACCATCCGTACCCTCATCGTTGTTGTAGTGGGCGGCTCCTTATCTTTAGTTTTAGGATCGACTCTAGGTATCCTGGCTGGTTACTACGGTGGCAGCTTAAAGAAGGCCATTCTCCTCGTCGCCCAATCACTTTTGATTTTACCCAGCTTTATCATGGCCCTAATCATTACTGCCCTCATCGGCCTCAGCCCACTCAGCGCCGGCCTTGTTCTTGGCATCGGAGCCATGGGAAATTATATCTTCCAAGTCGCTGCCCTGAGTGAAGAGTTAAAGGCCAGTGAATTTATCCTTAGTCTCAGAAAACTCGGTCTCTCTGATTTTCGCCTGATTAAGGACCATCTCGGTAAAAACTTACAGCCTTATATTCTTACCAATTTAGCTAACCGCCTGAGTGGCATGGTCTTATCCTACGCGGGACTTGCCTTTATCGGACTAGGCACGGACCTGGTCCAACCTGACTGGGGCACCTTACTCTACGACTACCGTCTCTATGTCTTTGAACGACCACTACTGGTATTAGCACCAACCTTAGCCATCTTTATTTTAGCGGTCCTCTTTCAAGCCCTCTTTGACCGTCAAGCCCTCTTGGAAAGGTGA